A genomic window from Centroberyx gerrardi isolate f3 chromosome 14, fCenGer3.hap1.cur.20231027, whole genome shotgun sequence includes:
- the slc66a1 gene encoding lysosomal amino acid transporter 1 homolog, translating to MWSEGVLTRGAVGWTMEGNFTTLCPNGSVWVWEGLGECAQDGRDMASVFLGLLSILCFMVSSLPQYYSSCRTGNMDSALSIWFLLLWLGGDSCNLVGSFLADQLPLQTYTAVYYVLADLVMLGMYLYYMTRNKTVESRRVLHAVGLACVLGCTAGLAPLPGSRQEAAPSGFKGRTLLSSSDVSVIQAFTTKEIIGFSIGSLSSLLYLCSRVPQMYTNYKRKSTEGVSYFLFALVILGNTMYGLSVLLKNPAWGEGEDSYIIHHLPWLIGSLGTLSLDLMISIQFLIYRNAPVEADGRCDETAALLGN from the exons ATGTGGTCAGAGGGAGTCCTGACGCGGGGGGCCGTTGGATGGACCATGGAAGGAAACTTCACCACCCTGTGCCCTAACGGCTCGGTCTGGGTTTGGGAAGGGCTTGGGGAATGCGCCCAGGACGGCAGGGACATGGCCAGTGTCTTCCTAGGCCTGCTGTCCATTCTCTGCTTCATGGTGTCTTCGCTCCC ACAGTACTACAGCTCTTGCAGAACGGGGAATATGGACAGCGCTCTCTCTATTTGgtttctgctgctgtggctggGAGGTGACAGCTGCAATCTAGTGGGCTCCTTCTTAGCTGACCAGCTCCCACTTCAG acaTATACAGCAGTCTATTATGTCCTGGCCGATTTGGTGATGCTAGGCATGTACCTTTACTACATGACAAGGAACAAAACAGTTGAAA GCAGGAGGGTTTTACATGCGGTGGGGCTGGCCTGCGTCCTGGGCTGCACCGCCGGCCTCGCCCCCCTCCCCGGGTCCCGACAGGAAGCGGCGCCCTCCGGGTTCAAAGGTCGCACACTGCTGTCGTCCTCTGACGTCAGCGTTATTCAG GCTTTCACCACCAAGGAGATCATCGGCTTCTCCATCGGCTCGTTATCGTCACTGCTCTACCTCTGCTCCAGAGTCCCCCAGATGTACACTAAT TACAAGAGGAAGTCGACGGAGGGCGTCTCGTACTTCCTGTTCGCCCTGGTCATCCTGGGTAACACCATGTACGGCCTGAGCGTCCTGCTGAAGAACCCGGCCTGGGGCGAGGGCGAGGACAGCTACATCATCCACCACCTGCCCTGGCTCATCGGCAGCCTGGGCACGCTCTCCCTCGACCTCATG ATCTCCATCCAGTTCTTGATTTACCGCAACGCTCCAGTGGAGGCGGACGGCCGCTGCGACGAGACCGCCGCTCTGCTGGGCAACTAG